A portion of the Gossypium arboreum isolate Shixiya-1 chromosome 8, ASM2569848v2, whole genome shotgun sequence genome contains these proteins:
- the LOC108465595 gene encoding uncharacterized protein LOC108465595 isoform X3 — MRKSSDGAKDALQRRIVYSFGDHYYFRKELKILNLLTGALVWQSKKSCHRYFIARKFLRRKYRYFWLAWCSLVFTLKACWLNRMNKFTVLRDLNFVAENLGVEFFKDIWTFETLLRMYEICEWKMDHAKLLCNHVPKQHTCYSRILKSHPSLDCNFSCLKNLVFQDSI; from the exons ATGAGGAAATCTAGTGATGGAGCGAAGGATGCTCTTCAGAGGCGTATTGTTTATTCATTTGGTGATCATTATTACTTCCGAAAGGAACTTAAGATACTGAACCTTCTAACTGG GGCTTTGGTTTGGCAAAGTAAGAAGAGTTGTCATCGCTATTTTATTGCACGAAAGTTCTTGCGGAGGAAATATAG ATACTTTTGGCTTGCCTGGTGTAGCTTAGTTTTTACACTAAAAGCCTGTTGGCTCAACAGGATGAACAAGTTCACAGTTTTGAGAGACCTCAATTTTGTTGCAGAAAACCTTGGTGTTGAGTTTTTCAAAG ATATATGGACCTTTGAAACGCTGCTCCGCATGTATGAAATCTGTGAATGGAAAATGGATCACGCGAAG cttttGTGTAACCACGTGCCAAAACAACACACTTGCTACAGCAGGATATTGAAATCCCACCCTTCATTGGATTGTAATTTCAG